TGGCTTAAGAAAAGAGAAGCCATCGTCAAGGGGGGCATGAATCTCACGCGTTTCCCTCTGTGTTCCACCTCCATCGTGGTAGAGCTCAGAGGAACCGTTTCCGAGAGACTAGCAAGGATTTCGTTGTCCGTTCGTCTGGCAGACATGACGGATCAGCCGGCTTTCACGGCCGAAAATTCGCTCGTTTCCTCGGGATCCTCGCTGGCGACATTTTCCACCGACTCCAAGTGTCACTTGTTCCGTGTCGAAGTTCGCTCTTACAAGTCCACTTACTAAAAGTCTCGATCAGTGAGGAAAAACTTGGTCATCGTGGAAAATCGACGAATTAATCTCGAGTTCGTTCCGGCTCCATTGTGATCGTAATTGAAATCGTAGCAAGTTTCGCGCCGATTTATTCGAATAAACTGTTACGTTTTGTGCACCCTCGAAAAGTGTTGGAAGGTAGATGTAATTATATTTGTCGATGGATTTTTCGCTCGATAGATTCGTGGAGTGTCTGTTCGGTAAGCAACGGTGCAGCAATTTAACGATATTCTTCTGGAAGAAAAATTCTCTACGACTCTGATTTACATTTGATTCTCCCACGGACTTCCGTTTGAAATAGTTTCGCACGGTCTAAGAGCGCGTTACAGCAACGCCAAGAATTCTCTTCTTGCTGTTTATTTTAAATCCTGCTTTTACTTTAAAAGCAGCCTGCAGACGTTTTCCGATAAAAGATTCTTGCCAGAAGATATCGCGATTAGAATACGCGAGCAGGTTGTTCAGCGACAATTCGGTATAGATGATACGCGAAGGTGGCGAACGAGAAAGGTTTCGTTGGGAGAAGGTTTTTGCCTAAATTATTTCGTACTGGTTTAAGGATAAGTGGGCCGGTCGAGCCGCGGGCTATAGGCCAGTCCGAATTTCGTACCGGCAGATCATCGACCGTTAGAGGAAACCGTGAAAGAGAGGATGAGGGAAGGATCGAGATTGTGAGAAAAGAAAGCAGAGACCGACCGGTGGACTGGTCTCCTCGTTAAAATGAGTCACTCGTTCCTTTCTCAATGAAGAGTCGCTGTTTAACCTGTGCGAAAGTGGCAGCACGTGATTACGCTCTTCGCTAATTTTTTTCTAAGAagattagaaaagaaattaatctGCCGCGTCATCGATATCCTCGATATCTTGGGACGATAAAGGATCTGCAATCTGAGAGATTGGCAAAAACccgaagaaaagaagaaaggtcCCTCTGGTCCAAATTAACGAAAGAAACGTAGAAGACGAGTCGGGCATGGGAAACGATAAAACAGAGTGAGGTCAGGGCCGAAGACAAAGCAAGACCAGAATCGAAGAGAAGGTCGATCAGAAAACGCGAATGAATTGAACAATTTTCCTGGAATTAAGACTGCCAGTGGAGGTGAAACgtgaaagggaaaaaaagggtAGAGATAGTGGTAGTAGAGAAGAGCAAGATGAGCAGACGAACCGTGCCACCGGCTGGACTGAACTCCTGCGAGAGGATCAGGCCGGAACGACCCAGGAATCCCATTCAGAGACTCGTATGGGGTCCAGGTTCTCAATTTCAAGTCAGTCCAATCGGTCTACCCGAGGACGAAGGTTCGAACCCTAGAATGGCTCTGAGAAGGTACGAGAACCTTGCCAGAAATCCCGGCTAACCATTCGTAATCAACCCATTAATTACCCACTGCGCGATTAACgtgtttcttaattaaatttcattacagataaggaaaggaaaatgaaTCGTGAAATTATCAGGGCAAATTTGATTTAATGTTACTTCATTTAACATTACGATTTTTTGCTCACAGATTGCTGAGACTGTACGAAGGAAGACAGTATCGAGAGGCAGCCAGTTTTCTCATGAAGCTACCCCAATACACTCTGAAGGCGACCCTACCGGATATTCCGGTGGACCTGTTGATCGAAACTCTGCCGCACAGTCTGTCTCTGTTAGAGGCTCTCTATTCGAGGCTGGTCGAGTTGAACGTGAGCGATGCAAAGATTCTGAGAGTGGAACAAGTCCTCTGGAGGGTGGTGCATCTGATTTCGACCAGCCAGGACCACTTCCGTTTGAGGATCTGGAGCAAACTGCTGGTGTCCCTAGCCAGATTGGCACCGAACGCGAGAAGTACCCTGGTCACGCGAAAAAGATCTTTGGAAAGAGCCGTCGAGGGTTTGGGTAAACACGGGCTGGTACCTTCTTGCCAAGTGAACAATCTGGAGAACGGTACCGCGTCGAATTTGCTTCCTCTTCCGGTCGCGATGAAAGAGGAGCTCGAGAACAGAATCGAAGCATACAAGTTGGCTGTGCACAAAGTCGAGAGCTTTGGGAAACACGCCAGAACTCACAAAGGTAATGGTTAACGTATTCAGAATTTTCTTTCGCCCTTATTTCCAATTTGTtcgaataaatgaaatttacatggcAATCCAACCGAGTGTAATTTCCACTTTCCAACTAATTGGCAAATAATTGCCAATGGTTTGGAATTTATCGAGATTCGTGATTAATTTGATGTTCGAATCgtagaataatttaatgtCACGCTTCGTCGATTCGATGGATCAGAAAGACGTGACAAGTTTCTAGAACTAGTGAAATCATAGATTCGTTTATTATCGCGTTCATGTTCACACGGAATAAGTGAAATCATAGATTTCTCGAATAAATATCGCGCGGTCGAAGGAAAGTAATGGTCGTACGTTTGCAGCTGATCAAGGTGTACAAGCTGCCTCGCACCAGAGGCAACTTTCGCTCAAGTACAGCGAGATTCAGCAGAGGCTGATCGATAATCAGAGTCTACTGAACACGTTGGAGAAAGCTGGTGACCCGAGCGGCTTAGAAAGCTTGCTATCCGAGCTGAAACGAAGGGTCGAACAGGACAAGGAGGCGCTCAGACAATGGACGGCCTTGAGGAAATCCACGCTAGCTGGAAACACGAAAAATCCACCGTTGGCTGCCAGCCTCTTACAATTCTCCAGGGGTTGCGAGCTGGCTCTGCAATTGATGGATCAAGATAATCTACAGGTAGATTAAACTTTCGTTTCTTACCGATTTATCGATCCTTAACCAGTTTAATCCtcgtaaaatatttcaagaagAACACTATCGCCTCTGTAATATCTCTATTACGATGTTTAACGTAAAAACGTAACAGATGTAGTTACATATCTGGCTGGTACGTGAAACAGTTGCAAAGTAACTGTTAGCATCCCCAGGAGACGGTGGCTCAGCAGCTTGATGAACGAAACTGGATTCGTAAGCGCAAACTCTCCACGTTCACGTGATATCCCTTAAGGACCCCTTCGTGATCTTATATTACGCGAGTTTGCTTGCAGCGACCGTCCTTGTTGCTAATGTAATACGTGTCCATCTTGCCGTAAAAAAATTCCTCTTACCGATTAAAAGTTAACTACCCACCTCAGGGGATAATCAATccttttcaaaattgaaacaaCCTCGAATTATCTAAAATCATGCAAATTTGGGTAATCCCTCGAAAATACAGGGGGTGAAATTTCCGCAAAGATCGCTACCGACAGCAATATCCGAGTCTTTGTAAATTCTCATTAATTCGAGCGATTTCATGGAACGCTTCGACCAATTCCCATTAACGCGGACGCCTGTAGGTATTCGAGttgttcaattaaattttaatacacAAGTTACGAGCTATCATAATAACGCTCGATTCGGATCTCTCGCGCGATTAATTAACGCCCGGCCGCGACTGAAATGTTTGCTTTAAGCATTTCGTTAAACTGGCGAACGTAGCGAGAATTTCACGATGCCCGACGTTTTCACGCGAGACTGGAAATTTTTCCTATTCCAAGAGAATCGAATGGCGAAGGGAAACGCGGATGGTTATTTGAAATTCCTCTAGTTTTTAACGGTCCGAAAGAACGTTCGACTCGGTTCGAAGTTCCCTTCAAATTGGATTTGCGATAACAGGAAGAAGGTTGCGAAGATTCCGTGCAGTTTCGTTCCATCGAATTCAATAGTCGTCGAGATGATTCTTAAGAAAAGTATGAATCCGCGTTCTTCGCGAGACTCGTGCGAAAGATTTCTCTCGTTTCCCGTGAAAACGTGTCGCGATTCTatggagagaaaaaaaaagaaccagGTCAtcgatataattattaattaaaaacgcGGCTCAACGAGTTCGTGGTAAAGGCGAATTCGACGAGCTTATCTCGAATCGAATAATTATTCCGATTCTCCTGGGAACACTGCTTTCACTCGGTTATTCGTCGATCCGCTCGGAAATCGAGCATCGTCTTAGCTTCTCGAAAGGACGTTGAATTTTCCTATTTCGAAAGCTCCCGCgagtttgaaatattttcgcGTAGGTATTCCATCTGGCCGAGAATCTGGCGGACGATTACGAAGAGGAATCCAGCAGCAGTGCCGGCTATCATACGGATGAGAGTTGCAGTCCAACGCCGGAACCGGTGGTTAGGAAGGGCAGCTGCGAGATTCTCAGGTTGGAGGAGAATTTTTCGAATGCATCTTGCTGCGAGGAGGCGAGCACGAAACGACTGGTCGAAAGATACGCTGCGCTGTACGGGCAAGCGCATTTGCATACCTTGGATGCCTTGGACGCTTTGGAGCCATTGAAAGACGCCCCCGACTTGAAAGCCAAGATTCTCTATTCAGTGGTCGTGGTAAGTGGCACTTTATGTAAAGTAGGAATAATCACACCGCCCTTCCCGTCACCCTTAATGCGCTTGCATCCTCGTTCAGGCACCGAGTTGACCGACGGACTTCCGTCAACCTAACTCCTCCCACTTCTCTATCAACCTTTTCGAATACTTCTCGTCGGTGAGTCGCgttaaatatttgcaattattCCGCAGCACGCGTTGCACGAAACGGGAAACCGTAAACTCGACGACGAAACTTTATTAGTGGAAGTTGCGCCGGTAACTTTACGACTCCCCGTTGTCGCGATTCGCGACGTTAATCAATTCCATATGCAGTTACGTTTATGACGATTATTTTACGACATTCACCGCGACAACGTAAACGTGGAATTTCTTTTAACCACTTTTATCGACAACATTTCTCCCTGGATAAAAGAACTTTAAACTCTGTTCCACTGAAATGTTTTtaacttttcttctttctcttcacGTGTCGGTGGAAACTCGACACGCGTTATCGTGCGACAGCTCGACGCTTTATCGTCGAAAATCTTGCCCTCTCGGGACTAACGATACCAGCAATAGCAACTCTCGAGTTggcgaagaaaaatgaatcgtCGCTCGCGATTCTTATCGCGCTCTTTTCAAGCAGTTTCATTAGTTTCTTCTCCGGTCGATTTCTAATCATTTTCTTGCTACtgtattcaattaaaattgtacaaaCGGTCGAAACACGCGAGGTCTTTTCCAACCCGTGCAGGGGTTGGAAAATATTCAGGTATCTTCGCGCTCCAATTCGAACCATCATTTTCCCTTCCCTTTGGGTTGAAAAATCAAAGTACCGTTTCGTTACAAATggacaaacaaaaaaaaagaacaaaccaACCTTTCGTCCAATTGTTTCTGCGTGCAGGCTGTCAATCATCGCGATTCATCGTGCTTTTCGGTTCATCTCCGATCGAGGGGTTGTTTCTTTTTCCGTCAATTTTATCACGATAGCTTTCGTACACGCGCGTTGCTTTTTTCCCCATTCGCTCGAAGGTTTTGTTTAAATTGTCCTTTGTTATCTGGAAACCCTTATCGTCGAACGCGGCTCGTTATGTCGTATGAAAGAGACAGAATTTTCGAGCTTTCGAAACGTGAAATTCATTTGCCCCGATGAAACTCTCGTAATCGAGCAACTGCACGCAAGCTTGAAAAATCTACGACGGAACTGGCGGAACTTTCACGAGAATCAGAGAGCGTTAATTAGCCAGCCATTGAAATGACGA
The genomic region above belongs to Osmia bicornis bicornis chromosome 9, iOsmBic2.1, whole genome shotgun sequence and contains:
- the LOC114873139 gene encoding uncharacterized protein LOC114873139, yielding MSRRTVPPAGLNSCERIRPERPRNPIQRLVWGPGSQFQVSPIGLPEDEGSNPRMALRRLLRLYEGRQYREAASFLMKLPQYTLKATLPDIPVDLLIETLPHSLSLLEALYSRLVELNVSDAKILRVEQVLWRVVHLISTSQDHFRLRIWSKLLVSLARLAPNARSTLVTRKRSLERAVEGLGKHGLVPSCQVNNLENGTASNLLPLPVAMKEELENRIEAYKLAVHKVESFGKHARTHKADQGVQAASHQRQLSLKYSEIQQRLIDNQSLLNTLEKAGDPSGLESLLSELKRRVEQDKEALRQWTALRKSTLAGNTKNPPLAASLLQFSRGCELALQLMDQDNLQVFHLAENLADDYEEESSSSAGYHTDESCSPTPEPVVRKGSCEILRLEENFSNASCCEEASTKRLVERYAALYGQAHLHTLDALDALEPLKDAPDLKAKILYSVVVLSWRLAGTIQTSRYLEVVKILNGSSTANARTTPELEECVKRQLATSGAETGCREVAEQVVNQLERTLYDFPCLRGCSEVKKYAIACSSLAWACLARATPLVLDVAHSVEFRREVHVRHHASPDPNGTRIKAVLWPGLREDCQGPCLHKAVVLTI